A stretch of DNA from Alphaproteobacteria bacterium:
CAAAATAATTGTGGTGCCGAGTTGATTTAATTGTTCAAAGAGAGAGATGATTTTTCGGCCAATCTCATCATCAAGATTCCCGGTTGGCTCATCAGCAATTAAAATTTTGGGACGATTGATAATGGCCCTTGCAATGGCAGCTCTTTGTTTTTCTCCGCCAGAGAGAGTGGGTGGATATTTGTGAATTTTATTGCCAAGATGCACCCAATTTAAAAGTTCAATAATATGATCAGAGGAAATGCCTTCTGCGTTCTCAGTGAATTTAAGAGGAAGGGCAACATTTTCAAAAATGGTTAGGTGATCAAGCAGTTTGAAATCTTGGAAAACAATACCGATATCTTGACGTGCCAGAGCCCTGTCTTCATGATTGAGGAGATGTGTGTTTTTGCCGAAAAGATAAATGTTCCCATCATTTGGCAGACGCTCCATGGTGATTAATTTCAGGAATGTGGATTTGCCTGCACCACTGACACCTGTTAAGAAGTGGAATGATCCTGGCATAAAATCGTAAGAAATGTCATTCAGAATCAGATTCTCATGATCATAAGAAGCGGAGGCGTGGTGGAATTTAATAATTGGGTTTGGCATAACAGGACCTATTTCATTTCAGAAAGTATTTTTGTTTACTTTACATCGTTGCAATTCAACAGAAAAGACTTTTCTGATTAAAATCAGAAACATGACTTCTCTTTTATCCGATTCTAGGGTATAAAATAAAAAATGCTTCTAATATAAGGTGATTTGAACGATGTTGGTCTCTTGTCAAAAATGCCAAGCACAATATAATGTTAAAGATGAACTGCTGCAGTCTGCACCGCGCAAGTTGCGCTGTGTGAAATGTGGGAATGTTTGGACTGAAAAGAAAATAGGTGCGCCCGAGGTTGCTTCTATCAATCAGACATCAGCGCCAGCAGAGTCCGTAGCTGAGATCAAATCTGCAAAACCAAAATCAAAGCCACAAGCAGAAAAAGCGAAGGCAGATTTTCAGTTTGTTCAAAAGATTGCACCCTATAGCAAGTGGATTGCGCTTGCAGCTTCAATGGTTTTCATTTTGACCTCAGCGATTATTTTCCGGAAAGAAGCAATTGCCATCTGGCCGCCGATTGCGATTGTTTATCAAACAGCTCAAATTCCAGTTGAGATTTTGGGTGATGGCCTTGCCTTTGAAGAGATTACCGCTAATCGGATTCAAGAAGAAGGTAAGCTTGTTTTGTTCTTAAAGGGTAAGATTGTAAATAATAGTGGTGAGGCTTTGATGATCCCACCTTTTGTTCAAGCTGTCTCAATCAGCCCTGATAAAAAGCCGATTGAGAAATGGCAATTTAAAGCGCCATCTCAAATGATCGCACCTGGTCAAGTTGTTGAATTCCAGAGTTTACTTAAAGATGTCAATGGCTTTGCCAATAATCTTGTGCTGCGATTTACAACAGGTGAGAAGAAAGATGCTCAAACTGCTTCTGCGGGTCGTGCTTCCCCAGAAGGCTCTGTAGAAACACATTAGACGCCTTACACTTGTCACCCCCGCGACCTGTCGCGTTGAACCTTTAGCGTAGAGGGAAGGCGGGGGTCTAGAAAGTCTAACAACACGCACGTCACGTCATGCCGAACTTGTTTCGGCATCTCTCTGTAATTATTAAGCAGATCCGATAACGAGTTCAGGATGACTTTATATTGAGAGATTTATTCACAGGTAAAGGTTTTCATGAGGCTTTCTTCATAGCGAAGAATCTTTTCTTGAAGAATGAAATGAAACTCAGTACACTCGAGAAATCCAAATAATATAATTTTAAAGGGGGAAAGAGTGAGAAAAGGT
This window harbors:
- a CDS encoding ATP-binding cassette domain-containing protein, which encodes MPNPIIKFHHASASYDHENLILNDISYDFMPGSFHFLTGVSGAGKSTFLKLITMERLPNDGNIYLFGKNTHLLNHEDRALARQDIGIVFQDFKLLDHLTIFENVALPLKFTENAEGISSDHIIELLNWVHLGNKIHKYPPTLSGGEKQRAAIARAIINRPKILIADEPTGNLDDEIGRKIISLFEQLNQLGTTIILATHNEHLIEEYSYPVLKIENHRLHVRDGIHQLEATGT
- a CDS encoding zinc-ribbon domain-containing protein translates to MLVSCQKCQAQYNVKDELLQSAPRKLRCVKCGNVWTEKKIGAPEVASINQTSAPAESVAEIKSAKPKSKPQAEKAKADFQFVQKIAPYSKWIALAASMVFILTSAIIFRKEAIAIWPPIAIVYQTAQIPVEILGDGLAFEEITANRIQEEGKLVLFLKGKIVNNSGEALMIPPFVQAVSISPDKKPIEKWQFKAPSQMIAPGQVVEFQSLLKDVNGFANNLVLRFTTGEKKDAQTASAGRASPEGSVETH